From the genome of Miscanthus floridulus cultivar M001 chromosome 10, ASM1932011v1, whole genome shotgun sequence, one region includes:
- the LOC136485162 gene encoding uncharacterized protein At3g49140-like, which translates to MLPAAATAAAPDPSCSTFPSSRRAPTAASLHSFVVATRATGSSSGLLSLRCHGRLPCRSRCRCHAWWNNERALRGSGASRGRHCRAVASAPDHMDEQPARGRYHPFEEIAEAVQLDDGEPAHLTDAESARTIVEVNNKATVMISTLVGDSVHERIILPEFPYLTDENGDIYFEVDNEDALLESVMGEDKIAHVIIGLDNTQVFADLDLASASATDFAQGDDDGDEDDDGSDDDEESDFDDDFNDVEGVFSVDEDDEDDGEDDDDDDDLPSWSNLETVNSCHPLYFARMIVETATKNNIDWLDRPPASLVVEGQLRPAFAVESTMVAKHISSDAPKEDKKESGATFFKVEVLSIELITAYGTEPKVKIEEYQKAKPDIIAHSAPNIISRLRAGGDKITQALKSLCWSCKAIQVEEAAVIGVDCLGFDLRVCSGTQVQTLRFAFPTKATSEFAAEKQIHELLFPRNTHQEGQSPQAQQKS; encoded by the exons ATGCTGCCGGCGGCTGCCACCGCTGCAGCGCCGGACCCCTCGTGCTCCACCTTCCCCTCCTCCCGCCGCGCTCCCACTGCCGCTTCGCTTCACAGCTTCGTTGTCGCAACAAGAGCCACCGGCAGCAGCTCGGGCCTCCTCTCCCTCCGGTGTCACGGTCGCCTTCCCTGCCGCTCTCGCTGTCGCTGCCACGCCTGGTGGAACAATGAGCGAGCACTCCGGGGCTCCGGCGCCAGCCGCGGCCGCCATTGCCG GGCTGTCGCGTCGGCGCCGGACCACATGGACGAGCAGCCGGCGAGGGGGAGGTACCACCCGTTCGAGGAGATCGCCGAGGCGGTGCAGCTGGACGACGGCGAGCCGGCCCACCTGACCGACGCCGAGTCCGCCCGAACAATCGTCGAG GTGAACAACAAGGCGACGGTGATGATCTCCACGCTCGTCGGCGACAGCGTGCACGAGCGGATCATCCTGCCGGAGTTTCCCTACCTCACCGACGAGAACGGAG ATATCTACTTCGAGGTCGACAACGAGGATGCGCTGCTGGAGAGCGTAATGGGGGAGGACAAGATCGCG CACGTTATCATCGGATTGGATAACACACAGGTCTTCGCCGACCTGGATCTCGCATCGGCCTCCGCCACAGATTTTGCGCAAGGAGACGACGACGGTGATGAGGACGATGACGGCTCCGACGACGATGAGGAAAGCGACTTTgacgacgacttcaacgacgtG GAGGGTGTGTTTTCGGTTGATGAGGACGACGAAGACGAcggtgaggacgacgacgacgatgacgacctaCCAAGCTGGTCCAACCTTGAGACCGTGAATTCCTGCCATCCATTGTACTTTGCAAGGATGATCGTAGAG ACTGCAACCAAGAATAACATAGACTGGTTGGACCGGCCACCTGCAAGCCTTGTTGTCGAGGGCCAGCTGAGACCTGCCTTTGCTGTGGAGAGCACCATGGTTGCCAAGCATATATCAA GTGATGCGCCAAAGGAAGATAAAAAGGAGAGTGGTGCCACCTTTTTCAAGGTCGAGGTCCTCAGCATTGAGTTGATCACTGCATATGGAACTGAG CCCAAGGTAAAGATTGAAGAATACCAAAAGGCTAAGCCGGACATCATCGCACATTCTGCACCAAACATAATATCGCGCCTGAGAGCTGGTGGAGACAAGATCACACAGGCTCTGAAATCTCTCTGCTGGAGCTGCAAGGCCATTCAAGTAGAG GAAGCGGCGGTGATCGGAGTGGACTGCCTTGGATTTGACTTGAGAGTGTGTTCAGGAACTCAAGTGCAGACACTGAGATTTGCTTTCCCTACAAAG GCTACTTCCGAGTTCGCTGCAGAGAAGCAAATACATGAGCTACTGTTTCCTAGGAATACACATCAAGAAGGGCAATCGCCACAAGCACAACAGAAGTCATGA
- the LOC136485163 gene encoding protein AUXIN RESPONSE 4-like — protein sequence MPAADPPVTDAAPDEGAPPRPSPPPPPPRPLSLASALPFWFYLAAAVSLLALLLPHILPPSSPAPLPPLLRGHLAAGRVLKLDPSPGLFAVTSRPADSSGGGGGGGGSPAHRVRVRVLVLPGLAAGSLSFRRVVSSLSSRGVHATALDLPGQGLSPAPPAAPAPAPSRTSALREIMDRGIFHAFEHLVQTGEVPYQEEAPPAAAPRSPHAPDEAAAAVARAAEALGLGVAPVHLVLHDTALAAGAAFASAHPGAVRSVTLVDAAASLPAFPAAVFDVPVLGRLVLRVPALFRGLLRLCCARGVGAEEAEAYRAAMRGEGKAEGVVEAWKAMNHSFRLREWRGSSEEVRRLPMLVLWSGSWSDMWIDEGKKVAAALPDAKFVYHSGGRWPQVDAFEEISGLITEFVTSSEEAAGGQIE from the exons ATGCCGGCGGCAGATCCCCCCGTCACCGACGCGGCGCCCGACGAAGGCGCGCCTCCCCGACcatctcctccgccgccgccaccccggcCCCTCTCCCTCGCCTCGGCGCTCCCCTTCTGGTTctacctcgccgccgccgtctcccTCCTCGCGCTCCTCCTCCCCCACATCCTGCCTCCCTCCTCTCCCGCGCCTCTCCCGCCTCTCCTCCGCGGACACCTCGCCGCAGGCCGCGTCCTCAAGCTCGATCCCTCCCCCGGCCTCTTCGCCGTGACCTCCCGCCCCGCcgacagcagcggcggcggcggcggcggcgggggctccCCCGCGCAccgcgtccgcgtccgcgtccTCGTCCTCCCGGGCCTCGCCGCGGGGTCCTTGTCCTTCCGCCGCGTCGTCTCGTCGCTCTCCTCCCGCGGCGTCCACGCCACGGCGCTCGACCTCCCCGGCCAGGGCCTCTCCCCGGCGCcccccgccgcgcccgcgcccgcgccctccCGGACCAGCGCGCTCCGGGAGATCATGGACCGCGGCATCTTCCACGCCTTCGAGCACCTCGTGCAGACCGGCGAGGTCCCGTACCAGGAGGAGGCGCCGCCAGCCGCCGCCCCGAGGTCTCCGCACGCGCCCGACGAGGCGGCCGCGGCCGTCGCGCGCGCCGCGGAGGCGCTCGGCCTCGGCGTGGCACCCGTCCACCTCGTGCTCCACGACACCGCGCTCGCGGCCGGGGCCGCGTTCGCGTCGGCGCACCCGGGGGCCGTGCGGAGCGTGACGCTGGTCGACGCCGCCGCGTCCCTGCCGGCGTTTCCGGCCGCGGTCTTCGACGTGCCCGTGCTGGGGAGGCTGGTGCTGCGGGTGCCGGCGCTGTTCCGCGGCCTGCTGCGGCTGTGCTGCGCCCGGGGGGTTGGCGCCGAGGAGGCAGAGGCGTACCGGGCAGCGATGCGGGGGGAGGGGAAGGCTGAGGGGGTGGTTGAGGCATGGAAGGCGATGAACCACAGCTTTCGGCTTCGGGAGTGGAGGGGTTCTTCGGAGGAGGTGAGGAGGCTGCCGATGCTGGTGCTGTGGTCGGGTTCTTGGTCAGACATGTGGATCGATGAGGGGAAGAAAGTGGCGGCTGCATTGCCTGACGCCAAATTTGTCTACCATTCCGGAGGCCGATGGCCTCAG GTCGATGCCTTTGAGGAAATTTCAGGGCTGATAACCGAGTTTGTAACCTCATCTGAAGAAGCAGCAGGTGGTCAAATTGAATAG
- the LOC136489110 gene encoding uncharacterized protein: MVNPIIGTKRLTKVLMDGGSGLNIMYVEAIDAMGIDRSRIWLTRAPFQGIMPGKHAIPIGQIDLPVTFRNPSNYRIETLTFEVVGFPPVYHAILGQPYYVKFMAVPNYTYLKLRMPDLCGVITIGTSF; this comes from the coding sequence ATGGTCAACCCTATCATCGGCACGAagaggctcaccaaggtactaatggatgggggcagcggcctcaacatcatgtatgttgAGGCtattgatgccatgggcatcgaccgatcgcgcaTCTGGCTGACCAGGGCACCTTTCCAAGGCATCATGCCGGGAAAGCATGCCATACCGATCGGGCAGATTGACCTACCCGTCACCTTTAGGAATCCGTCCAACTATAGgatagagaccctcaccttcgaggtagtcgggttccctCCGGTCTACCATGCCATTTTGGGGCAACCAtattacgtgaagttcatggccgtccccaactacacctacctcaagctcaggATGCCAGACctatgtggggtcatcaccatcggcacttcCTTCTAG